One genomic segment of Fusobacterium mortiferum ATCC 9817 includes these proteins:
- a CDS encoding HMA2 domain-containing protein, with amino-acid sequence MNSLLKSAFLYFNKIKVVHSIPGRLRLQIPGLDKIPEDMKKYEHYTTSIIKMEQGIEDISYSYITSKVLVKYNPQLTNEKKIVDWLNFVWKKIVENEDVYNKMSVEEIEKNLDKFYEILCKELKRGR; translated from the coding sequence GTGAATAGTTTATTAAAATCAGCTTTTTTATATTTTAACAAAATAAAAGTAGTACATAGTATTCCAGGAAGATTAAGACTGCAGATTCCTGGGCTAGATAAAATTCCTGAAGATATGAAAAAATATGAGCACTATACAACAAGTATAATTAAGATGGAGCAAGGAATAGAAGATATTAGTTACTCATATATAACAAGTAAGGTACTTGTAAAATATAATCCACAACTTACAAATGAGAAAAAAATTGTAGATTGGTTAAACTTTGTATGGAAAAAAATTGTAGAAAATGAAGATGTCTATAATAAGATGTCAGTAGAAGAGATAGAGAAAAATTTAGATAAATTTTATGAAATTTTATGTAAAGAGTTGAAAAGAGGAAGATAA
- a CDS encoding flavodoxin family protein → MNKKVLVISTTLRKEGNSDILADYFLKGAEESQSIVEKVSLVNKKIEFCKGCLSCQNTGKCIIKDDANEIIEKIKNSDVVVFSTPIYFYEMAGQMKTLLDRTNPLFPSEYQFKDIYLLATAADTDERAIDRAIMGLEGWIECFENSRLKGVVRGVGADVVGSIKRYEEKLREAYELGKNV, encoded by the coding sequence ATGAATAAAAAAGTTTTAGTAATATCAACTACTCTTAGAAAGGAAGGAAATTCGGATATTTTAGCTGACTATTTTTTAAAGGGAGCAGAGGAAAGCCAAAGTATTGTGGAGAAAGTATCTTTAGTAAATAAAAAAATAGAATTTTGTAAAGGTTGTTTAAGTTGTCAAAATACAGGAAAATGTATAATAAAAGATGATGCTAATGAGATTATAGAAAAAATAAAAAATTCTGATGTAGTAGTTTTTTCCACTCCAATATATTTTTATGAGATGGCAGGACAGATGAAGACTCTATTAGATAGAACAAATCCTCTATTTCCAAGTGAATACCAATTTAAAGATATCTATCTTTTAGCAACTGCAGCAGATACAGATGAAAGAGCTATCGATAGAGCAATAATGGGATTGGAAGGTTGGATTGAATGTTTTGAAAATAGCAGATTAAAAGGAGTAGTAAGAGGTGTTGGAGCTGATGTAGTAGGCTCTATAAAGAGATATGAAGAAAAGTTAAGAGAGGCTTATGAACTTGGAAAAAATGTTTAG
- a CDS encoding NUDIX hydrolase: MRENSKGKNFLIALVVILLITGLISGIIYLATKSFEKNVDKGEIVKAKEEVSGVLAELKEKLDKINQGEVIPPEKKKN, translated from the coding sequence ATGAGAGAAAATAGCAAAGGGAAAAATTTTTTAATAGCTTTAGTTGTGATATTATTAATTACAGGATTAATTTCTGGAATCATTTATTTAGCAACTAAATCTTTTGAAAAAAATGTAGATAAGGGAGAGATAGTTAAAGCTAAGGAAGAGGTATCAGGTGTATTAGCTGAGTTAAAAGAAAAATTAGATAAGATAAATCAGGGAGAGGTAATACCACCAGAAAAAAAGAAAAATTAG
- a CDS encoding heavy metal translocating P-type ATPase encodes MKGRTNGHLLYCEVVHKIRGRVRIKSKALKYLGKLKNEVEKQLEQVRYIESAKISSVTGTVVIYFDDINVTDDNLIALIQNTLNVYLVEIYKNERAENSKNIVIERKLQEESPEEIIKKMTAAGILLIYNIFKKAPAAPVVGIKRLFNPNTLAVLSLAAPVISNGLGCLVKNKRPNADTLSSSAIISSLLLGKEKTALTIMIMEEFAELLTVYTMKKTRGAIKDMLSVGENYVWKVMENGSIQKVAIEEISKGDKIVVQTGEKISVDGVITKGEAYIDQSSITGEYMPVTKKVGENVFAGTIIKNGNITIEAEKVGDERTVSRIIKLVEDANFNKAQIQNYADNFSAQLIPLNFLLAGIVYGTTRNIQKAMSMLVIDYSCGIRLSTAAAFSAAINTAAKNGILIKGSNYIEEISKADTIIFDKTGTITEGKPSVQTIKLLDKNIGENKMLAYAAAAEETSTHPLAVAILNEVKERGLEIPNHTENKVIVARGIETEVGDSIIRVGSKKFMEENGISTDNSHDEVKVILGRGEILIYVAKDDKLIGLIGVTDPPRENIKRTINRLRGQGIDEIVLLTGDLEQQAQTIASRMSIDSYESELLPEDKARNILALQSRGSNVIMIGDGINDAPALSYANIGVALGSTRTDVAMEAADITITKDDPLLVPEVIGLSKKTVKTIKENFAMAIGINSFALVLGATGILPAIYSSVIHNMSTILVVGNSLKLLKYKLKN; translated from the coding sequence ATGAAAGGAAGAACTAATGGTCATCTTTTATATTGTGAAGTAGTTCATAAGATAAGAGGTAGAGTTCGTATAAAATCTAAAGCTCTAAAATATTTGGGGAAATTAAAAAATGAGGTTGAAAAACAATTAGAACAAGTAAGGTATATAGAAAGTGCTAAGATAAGTAGTGTTACAGGAACAGTAGTTATATATTTTGATGATATAAATGTAACTGATGACAATTTAATAGCTCTTATTCAAAATACATTAAATGTATATCTAGTAGAAATCTATAAAAATGAAAGAGCAGAAAATAGTAAAAACATAGTAATAGAGAGGAAGTTACAAGAGGAATCTCCAGAGGAGATAATAAAAAAAATGACAGCAGCTGGAATACTTTTAATATATAATATATTTAAAAAAGCACCAGCAGCACCAGTTGTAGGAATAAAGAGATTATTTAATCCTAATACTTTAGCAGTACTTTCATTAGCAGCTCCAGTTATATCAAATGGTTTGGGGTGTCTAGTGAAAAATAAAAGACCTAATGCTGATACATTGAGTTCTAGTGCTATTATAAGTAGTTTACTTTTAGGAAAAGAAAAGACAGCCTTAACTATTATGATAATGGAAGAGTTTGCTGAGCTTCTTACAGTTTATACAATGAAAAAAACTAGAGGGGCTATAAAAGATATGTTAAGTGTTGGAGAGAACTATGTCTGGAAAGTAATGGAGAATGGTAGTATCCAAAAGGTAGCTATTGAAGAGATTAGCAAAGGGGATAAAATAGTTGTTCAAACTGGAGAAAAAATAAGTGTCGATGGAGTGATTACAAAAGGAGAAGCTTATATTGACCAATCTTCTATTACAGGAGAGTATATGCCTGTAACTAAAAAAGTAGGAGAAAATGTCTTTGCAGGAACAATTATAAAAAATGGAAATATTACAATAGAGGCTGAAAAAGTTGGAGATGAGAGAACAGTTTCAAGAATCATAAAATTAGTAGAAGATGCTAATTTTAATAAAGCTCAAATTCAAAACTATGCTGATAATTTCTCAGCACAGCTCATACCATTAAACTTTTTATTAGCTGGTATAGTATATGGAACTACAAGAAATATTCAAAAAGCTATGAGTATGTTAGTAATAGATTACTCTTGTGGAATAAGACTTTCAACAGCAGCAGCTTTTTCTGCAGCTATAAATACAGCAGCTAAAAATGGAATCCTAATCAAAGGAAGTAACTATATAGAGGAAATTTCTAAAGCTGATACAATTATCTTTGATAAGACAGGAACAATCACAGAGGGAAAACCTAGTGTACAAACAATAAAACTTTTAGATAAAAATATTGGAGAAAATAAAATGCTTGCCTATGCAGCTGCAGCAGAAGAAACTTCTACTCATCCACTAGCAGTAGCGATTTTAAATGAGGTAAAAGAGAGAGGATTAGAGATACCTAATCATACAGAAAATAAAGTTATAGTAGCAAGAGGAATTGAAACAGAGGTAGGGGATAGCATAATTAGAGTGGGAAGTAAAAAGTTTATGGAGGAAAATGGAATCTCTACAGATAATTCTCATGATGAAGTGAAGGTTATTCTTGGTAGAGGAGAGATACTTATCTATGTTGCTAAAGATGATAAGTTAATAGGACTTATTGGAGTTACAGACCCACCTAGAGAAAATATAAAAAGAACTATAAATAGATTGAGAGGACAGGGGATAGATGAGATAGTATTACTTACAGGAGATTTAGAACAACAAGCTCAAACTATAGCTTCTAGAATGTCCATAGATAGTTATGAGTCAGAGTTACTTCCAGAAGATAAGGCAAGAAATATATTAGCCCTACAATCTAGAGGAAGTAATGTAATAATGATAGGAGATGGAATAAATGATGCTCCTGCTCTATCATATGCAAATATAGGTGTAGCGTTGGGAAGTACTAGAACTGATGTGGCTATGGAGGCAGCAGATATAACTATTACAAAAGATGACCCACTATTAGTTCCAGAAGTAATAGGGCTTTCAAAGAAAACTGTTAAGACAATAAAAGAAAATTTTGCTATGGCAATAGGAATAAACTCTTTTGCTTTAGTACTAGGAGCAACTGGAATATTACCTGCAATATATAGTTCAGTTATACATAATATGAGTACAATCTTAGTTGTAGGAAACTCTTTAAAACTTCTAAAATATAAATTAAAAAATTAA
- a CDS encoding metallophosphoesterase: MFRIIPIILLGIMTMYFYTVLLRINSWGEFNFSKLVVIIILLLIMIPGINIFGIWFLILLHLFEIGIVIEILNLILKKIDLKGWSFLYNSFSLPILLTFLLFCYGYYNINNIKRVEYNIFTEKNISEKGYKIGFISDIHYGNSLNMEKLEKVVEKLNKENLDFLILGGDIVDEGTTLQGVKEVFKILGKIKNRYGLYFIYGNHNMSRYTKKPNYTLKELKEAIGKENIYILEDKGIDINEDINLVGRKDRIFKNKKDSEELIKEVDKNKYIIVVSHQPTDLEKNSKLGYNLQISGHTHNGQIFPFNLLIKFFNLAELIYGQKEFENFNVIVTSGLSGWGYPIRTAGNSEYVIINILRKEG; encoded by the coding sequence TTGTTTAGAATAATCCCTATTATATTATTAGGAATAATGACAATGTATTTTTATACAGTGTTATTGAGAATAAATAGTTGGGGAGAATTTAATTTTAGTAAACTAGTAGTAATTATAATTTTATTGTTAATAATGATTCCAGGAATAAATATTTTTGGAATCTGGTTTCTGATACTACTTCATCTTTTTGAAATAGGAATAGTAATAGAGATTTTAAATTTAATATTAAAAAAAATAGATTTAAAAGGTTGGAGCTTTCTCTATAATAGTTTTTCTTTACCAATTTTATTAACTTTCTTATTATTTTGTTATGGATATTATAATATCAATAATATAAAGAGAGTGGAGTATAATATATTTACAGAAAAAAATATTTCAGAAAAAGGATATAAAATAGGATTTATAAGTGATATACACTATGGGAACTCTTTAAATATGGAAAAATTAGAAAAAGTTGTAGAGAAATTAAATAAAGAGAATTTAGATTTTTTAATATTAGGTGGAGATATAGTAGATGAAGGAACTACACTACAAGGAGTAAAAGAGGTATTTAAAATTTTAGGGAAGATAAAAAATAGATATGGACTGTATTTTATATATGGAAATCACAATATGTCTAGATATACTAAAAAACCTAATTATACTTTAAAAGAATTAAAAGAAGCAATAGGAAAGGAAAATATTTATATATTAGAAGATAAAGGTATTGATATTAATGAAGATATTAATCTTGTAGGAAGAAAGGATAGAATATTTAAAAATAAAAAAGATAGTGAAGAGCTTATAAAAGAAGTGGATAAAAATAAATATATAATAGTAGTAAGTCATCAACCTACAGATTTAGAAAAAAATAGCAAATTAGGATATAATCTTCAAATATCTGGACATACTCACAATGGACAGATTTTCCCTTTTAATCTATTAATAAAATTTTTTAATTTAGCAGAGTTAATTTATGGACAAAAGGAGTTTGAAAATTTTAATGTAATAGTAACATCTGGATTGAGTGGTTGGGGTTATCCTATTAGAACAGCAGGAAATTCAGAGTATGTTATTATAAATATTTTGAGAAAGGAAGGATAA
- a CDS encoding toxin-antitoxin system YwqK family antitoxin, protein MLGKKEGKATEYIGGQILSQVNYQNDMREGYFFTNNYNGGLEVEGNFVNDKKDGVWVKYNRDRKIISEETYQLGVLNGKYTTYYDNGDIKESGNYIDGYLEGIVTIYNNKGEMIRKINYIKGQKEGKSESYYPIDGKLYEEENYKNDILDGEYKSYYRNGKIHTIGYHTNGVRSGEWKDYSENGKNIGIYTYNQNGRLDGKIIYYIPTDFSQKSYFRKETEYRDGILEGSYIVYDTKDRITEKGFHRNNEKDGQWIKYVEGKIIYEENYRNGRRDGVQRYYYTNGKVSEEYVYNYGKEIEVRRYDENGNLKYERKR, encoded by the coding sequence GTGCTTGGGAAAAAAGAGGGGAAGGCAACTGAGTATATAGGGGGACAGATTCTTTCGCAAGTAAACTATCAAAATGATATGAGAGAGGGATATTTCTTTACTAATAACTACAATGGTGGATTGGAAGTAGAGGGAAACTTTGTAAACGATAAAAAAGATGGAGTATGGGTAAAGTATAATAGAGATAGAAAAATAATATCAGAAGAAACTTATCAATTGGGAGTATTAAATGGAAAATATACTACATATTATGATAATGGAGATATAAAAGAGAGTGGAAATTATATAGATGGATATTTAGAAGGGATAGTTACTATATATAATAATAAAGGAGAAATGATAAGAAAAATAAATTATATAAAAGGACAAAAAGAGGGAAAATCTGAAAGTTATTATCCAATAGATGGTAAATTATATGAAGAGGAAAATTATAAAAATGATATTTTAGATGGAGAGTACAAAAGTTATTATAGAAATGGGAAAATACATACAATAGGCTACCATACTAATGGAGTTCGTTCTGGAGAATGGAAAGATTATAGTGAAAATGGTAAAAATATAGGAATATATACTTATAATCAAAATGGAAGACTAGATGGGAAAATAATCTATTATATTCCAACAGATTTTAGCCAAAAAAGTTATTTTAGAAAAGAAACTGAATATAGAGATGGAATTTTAGAGGGAAGTTATATTGTATATGATACAAAAGATAGAATTACAGAAAAAGGTTTTCATAGAAATAATGAGAAAGATGGTCAGTGGATAAAATATGTAGAAGGAAAAATTATTTATGAAGAAAATTATAGAAATGGTAGAAGAGATGGGGTACAGAGATACTACTATACCAATGGGAAAGTAAGTGAAGAGTATGTGTATAATTATGGAAAAGAGATAGAAGTTAGAAGATATGATGAGAATGGAAATCTCAAATATGAAAGAAAAAGATAG
- a CDS encoding DUF2023 family protein: MSEQKRNELGVFFHMMYELNKGLRSLALLTTTTENFEIIKERLDRCSYEYILENLKSGYVNIFFGTKECIEVLKKFKKNSLRDFSPEEDFILGVLLGYNVQQQCKRYINRKKVS; the protein is encoded by the coding sequence ATGAGTGAACAAAAGAGAAATGAACTTGGTGTATTTTTTCATATGATGTATGAATTGAATAAAGGTCTTAGAAGTTTGGCTCTTTTAACAACTACTACTGAAAATTTTGAAATAATTAAAGAAAGATTAGATAGATGTAGCTATGAATATATTTTAGAAAATCTTAAATCTGGATATGTAAATATATTCTTTGGGACAAAAGAATGTATAGAGGTATTAAAGAAATTTAAGAAAAACTCTTTGAGAGATTTTTCACCAGAAGAGGATTTTATTTTGGGAGTATTACTTGGGTATAATGTACAACAACAATGTAAAAGATATATAAATAGAAAAAAAGTTAGTTAG
- a CDS encoding dihydrofolate reductase — translation MSKPEINMIVCVAENNLIGDKNPTGNGLLWHSKEELAYYKERTIGNVVIFGKNTAKYVPLELMKKNRDVIVISSKDSFYEIVERYKDTDKKIFICGGATVYKAYLEKYPLDNIYISKLKSHIEVTIPNNPLYFPNVEEFGYSVVEVKEYQDFTAYTYKKKR, via the coding sequence ATGAGTAAACCTGAGATAAATATGATAGTTTGTGTGGCTGAAAATAATCTTATTGGAGATAAAAATCCAACTGGAAATGGTTTACTTTGGCATTCAAAAGAGGAGTTAGCTTACTATAAAGAAAGAACTATTGGGAATGTTGTTATCTTTGGAAAAAATACTGCTAAATATGTTCCTCTTGAACTTATGAAAAAAAATAGAGATGTTATTGTAATCTCTTCTAAAGATAGTTTTTATGAGATTGTAGAAAGATATAAAGATACAGATAAAAAAATCTTTATATGTGGAGGTGCCACTGTATATAAAGCTTATCTTGAAAAATATCCATTAGATAATATTTATATCTCTAAATTAAAATCCCACATAGAAGTAACCATTCCAAATAATCCTCTTTACTTTCCAAATGTAGAAGAGTTTGGATATTCTGTAGTTGAAGTAAAAGAGTATCAAGATTTTACAGCTTATACCTATAAGAAAAAAAGATAG
- a CDS encoding flavodoxin translates to MKTAIFYGSTTGTTEMVAGKVGELLGAEVLSATEIDRVEEYDFVIFATSTWGMGDLQDDWYEALDKLKTKNLSGKKVGLIGIGDQFGFGDTFVDGIGTIYEEIKDMGINLVGKTSTDGYSFSGSKAVVDDEFVGLVIDENNQSELTDERINAWVEKVK, encoded by the coding sequence ATGAAAACAGCAATTTTTTATGGAAGTACAACAGGAACAACTGAGATGGTAGCAGGAAAAGTAGGAGAGTTATTAGGTGCAGAGGTATTATCAGCTACTGAGATTGATAGAGTTGAAGAGTATGATTTTGTAATATTTGCTACTTCTACTTGGGGAATGGGAGATTTACAAGACGATTGGTATGAAGCATTAGATAAATTAAAAACTAAAAATCTATCAGGGAAAAAAGTTGGACTTATAGGAATAGGAGACCAATTTGGATTTGGAGATACCTTTGTAGATGGAATAGGAACTATATATGAAGAGATAAAAGATATGGGAATAAATTTAGTAGGAAAAACTTCAACTGATGGATATTCATTCAGTGGGTCAAAAGCAGTAGTAGATGATGAGTTTGTAGGATTAGTAATAGATGAAAATAATCAAAGTGAACTTACAGATGAAAGAATAAATGCTTGGGTGGAAAAGGTAAAATAA
- a CDS encoding HMA2 domain-containing protein, with translation MNKKMLPDFYGILEVQHYIKGRIRLKVNSLIQDDEKAKELVGKLASLNGIEDISVNTLIGSVLIKFSEEVVDPITLIGAVLSILGLEEEVFDKKNGKLFSGMREVIESIDFAIYNKTKGILDLKSTIALLFIINGIRKIRQNPIMPNGVNLLWWGFNIISKGGN, from the coding sequence ATGAATAAAAAAATGCTTCCAGATTTTTATGGAATATTAGAAGTCCAACATTATATAAAGGGGAGAATAAGATTAAAAGTAAACTCTCTTATACAAGATGATGAAAAAGCTAAAGAGTTAGTAGGAAAATTAGCTAGCTTAAATGGAATAGAAGATATCTCTGTAAATACTCTAATAGGAAGTGTTCTTATCAAGTTTTCAGAAGAAGTAGTTGACCCTATAACTTTAATAGGTGCTGTACTGAGTATTCTTGGATTAGAGGAAGAGGTTTTTGATAAAAAAAATGGAAAACTTTTTTCTGGAATGAGAGAAGTAATAGAGAGTATAGACTTTGCTATCTACAATAAAACAAAGGGAATATTGGATTTGAAAAGTACAATAGCTCTTTTATTTATAATTAATGGAATAAGAAAAATTAGACAAAATCCTATTATGCCAAATGGAGTAAATTTACTATGGTGGGGATTTAATATCATATCTAAAGGAGGAAATTAG
- a CDS encoding cyclophilin-like fold protein translates to MRIIEVIIKNEHYKVELEDNKSADIFLERLPLKIKVKELNGNEKYGIISKKIPSDRSYSGNIEVGDLMLYGDDCIVLFYKSFYTSYSYTKLGRIVEKDRLQKNISETDHNLEIIFTK, encoded by the coding sequence ATGAGAATTATAGAAGTTATTATAAAAAATGAACATTACAAAGTAGAGTTAGAAGATAATAAAAGTGCTGATATATTTTTAGAAAGATTACCTTTAAAAATTAAAGTAAAGGAATTAAATGGAAATGAAAAATATGGAATAATCTCTAAAAAAATTCCCAGTGATAGAAGTTATAGTGGAAATATAGAAGTTGGAGATTTAATGTTATATGGCGATGATTGTATAGTGCTATTTTATAAAAGTTTTTATACTTCATATAGTTATACAAAACTAGGAAGGATAGTTGAAAAAGATAGATTACAAAAAAATATTAGTGAAACTGACCATAATCTAGAAATAATTTTTACAAAATAG
- a CDS encoding acyltransferase, which translates to MDLEKFLNYMKSQKKVEAGSEIHRYMLELSDEARKITMDLNSKFYTQEEIRELMRKLTRKNIDESFCMFPPFYTDCGKNIEIGKNVWVGANVTVVAGVTIGDNAIIGAGSVVTKDVEKNMIVGGVPAKKIKDIF; encoded by the coding sequence ATGGATTTAGAAAAATTTTTAAATTATATGAAAAGTCAAAAGAAAGTTGAAGCAGGAAGTGAAATCCATAGATATATGTTAGAGTTAAGTGATGAAGCTAGAAAAATAACAATGGATTTAAATAGTAAATTTTATACACAAGAAGAGATAAGGGAATTGATGAGAAAATTGACAAGAAAAAATATAGATGAAAGTTTTTGTATGTTTCCACCATTTTATACTGATTGTGGTAAAAATATTGAGATAGGGAAAAATGTTTGGGTAGGAGCAAATGTTACAGTAGTTGCAGGTGTTACAATAGGAGATAATGCTATTATAGGAGCAGGTTCTGTTGTAACAAAAGATGTTGAAAAAAATATGATAGTTGGAGGAGTTCCTGCTAAAAAAATTAAAGATATTTTTTAA
- the thyA gene encoding thymidylate synthase: MAKFDKIYKDIVETIDKYGIWSEGNVRTKYADGTPAHYKSYIGYQFRLDNSTDEAHLITTRFAPNKAPIRELYWIWIMQSNNVEELNKLKCKFWDEWKMEDGTIGKAYGYQIAKQTFGYKSQLDYIINEIKKNPNSRRIMTEIWVPEDLDKMALTPCVHLTQWSVIGNKLYLEVRQRSCDVALGLVANVFQYSVLHKLVAMECGLEPADIIWSIHNVHIYDRHMPVLLEQIKREEFEGAILKIENFTSIYDFKPDDVVVENYKYGDKISYEVAI; the protein is encoded by the coding sequence ATGGCAAAATTTGATAAAATATACAAAGATATAGTAGAAACTATAGATAAATATGGAATTTGGAGTGAAGGAAATGTAAGAACTAAATATGCTGATGGTACTCCTGCCCATTATAAAAGTTATATAGGTTACCAGTTCAGATTAGATAACTCCACTGATGAAGCTCATCTCATAACTACTAGATTTGCTCCTAATAAAGCTCCTATTAGAGAGTTATATTGGATATGGATAATGCAATCTAATAATGTAGAGGAATTAAATAAATTAAAATGTAAATTTTGGGATGAATGGAAAATGGAAGATGGAACTATTGGTAAAGCCTATGGATATCAGATAGCTAAACAAACTTTTGGATATAAAAGTCAGCTTGATTACATTATTAATGAAATTAAGAAAAATCCAAACAGTAGAAGAATTATGACAGAGATTTGGGTACCTGAAGATTTAGACAAAATGGCTCTTACTCCCTGTGTACATCTCACTCAATGGAGTGTAATAGGGAATAAGCTTTATCTTGAAGTAAGACAAAGAAGTTGTGATGTTGCATTAGGACTTGTTGCTAATGTTTTCCAATACTCTGTCCTCCATAAACTAGTAGCTATGGAATGTGGACTTGAGCCTGCTGATATTATTTGGAGCATCCACAATGTACATATCTATGATAGACATATGCCTGTACTTTTAGAGCAAATTAAAAGAGAAGAGTTTGAGGGTGCTATTTTAAAAATTGAAAACTTTACTTCTATTTATGATTTTAAACCTGATGATGTAGTAGTTGAAAATTACAAATATGGGGATAAAATATCTTATGAGGTGGCTATATAA